The following proteins are encoded in a genomic region of Mahella australiensis 50-1 BON:
- a CDS encoding CdaR family protein, producing the protein MDKIWATMKSNLPQKIISIVFAIILWTYVASDQNPNIARTIRNIPVEIQNESVLKNKNLIRMNTDIQEVSVKIEGRRSDVAAFKPYDIRAVADIGSINSSGKQRIPVKVINVPSNINIIDISPPYIEVEVEDIVNNQLPVELKLEGQPAVNHRVLEAELVPDEIIVTGPRSLVSKVRSAVVRMDVTEAKYDITRSLPIILYDEREKQITDDLNLSADFVRVYQKIRAVKAVPVKVNTSGKLPDGLEIVSIAAQPSNVTVAGSDDDISKVTVIETEPIDLSKVQATSTVKAQLISLDGIEVIEGEPVMVDITVKEQDVQGKVAVTDLVIENLAEDLEVGDKPRSITLSVKGPYSLIKNLKPSDIKVVVNAKGMSRGRYDVTPTIVLPKGIELIKVEPQPVSVLLK; encoded by the coding sequence ATGGACAAAATATGGGCGACGATGAAAAGTAATTTACCGCAAAAAATAATATCTATAGTATTTGCTATAATACTTTGGACTTACGTTGCCAGCGATCAAAATCCCAATATAGCGCGAACCATACGTAATATACCGGTTGAGATACAAAATGAGTCGGTTTTAAAAAACAAAAATCTCATACGCATGAATACAGATATACAAGAAGTAAGCGTAAAAATAGAAGGACGCCGTAGCGATGTGGCCGCTTTTAAACCATATGATATAAGGGCTGTAGCCGATATAGGTTCGATAAATAGTAGCGGCAAGCAGCGAATACCGGTTAAAGTCATAAATGTTCCGAGCAATATAAATATAATCGATATTTCCCCACCCTATATTGAAGTAGAGGTGGAAGATATAGTGAACAATCAATTGCCTGTAGAATTGAAGTTAGAGGGTCAACCAGCAGTGAATCATAGGGTGCTTGAAGCCGAGCTGGTGCCGGATGAGATTATAGTTACCGGACCGCGCAGCCTGGTTTCCAAGGTGCGTTCGGCAGTGGTGCGGATGGATGTAACTGAGGCTAAATACGATATAACGCGTTCATTGCCAATTATACTTTATGATGAACGGGAAAAACAGATAACAGACGACCTCAATTTGAGCGCTGATTTTGTAAGGGTTTATCAAAAGATAAGGGCTGTTAAGGCCGTACCTGTAAAAGTAAATACGTCGGGAAAATTGCCTGATGGCTTGGAAATAGTTAGCATTGCAGCTCAACCTAGTAATGTGACTGTAGCTGGTTCCGACGATGATATTTCGAAGGTGACGGTAATCGAAACCGAACCCATTGATCTATCCAAGGTTCAAGCCACCAGTACTGTTAAGGCACAATTGATATCGCTCGACGGCATTGAGGTCATAGAAGGGGAACCCGTCATGGTTGATATAACTGTAAAAGAACAAGATGTACAGGGGAAGGTAGCTGTGACAGATTTAGTAATAGAAAATTTGGCAGAAGACCTTGAAGTAGGCGATAAACCGCGTAGTATAACGTTATCAGTAAAAGGACCGTATAGTCTTATAAAAAACCTAAAGCCAAGCGATATAAAAGTAGTGGTTAATGCTAAAGGTATGAGCCGCGGGCGCTATGATGTAACACCTACTATAGTATTGCCGAAAGGTATCGAGCTTATAAAAGTGGAACCACAGCCGGTGTCGGTGTTGTTAAAATGA